The following DNA comes from Candidatus Nitrosotalea okcheonensis.
TTAACCATGGGAACACCTGCTGAAAACACGCCTGTAAATCCAAATCCACCAATAAAACAATCAGTGTCAAACCAGTCTCCAATAAACCCAGTTTTTGCCGCATTTCTCAAGCTAGTCATCATGCAAAATCTATTCCTGTACTAAATTTTAATTGCACCAAAATCTGAGAAATTATCTTTTCCTGGCATTCTCTCTTGTGATGACATGAAATATGGATTCAGTCAGCCCAGGCCTTCGGGTAGGCGAGAGAAACATTGCAAGATCCGTTACAGTTACAATTCCAGCTATTTTTCCCTGCTGTATCACAGGAAGTTTTCGTATCTTATTTTTTATCATGAGATCTGCAACTTCTTCAATTGTCTGCCTTGAAGACGCATAAATCAGTGGTCTTGTGGCAAACTGTTCAAGAGAGACATTTTTGAATGAAACCCCAGTACTGATGCCTTTTACAAGATCGCCTTTTGTGACAATGCCGAGCGGTTTTCCTTTCGAGGTAACAACAAGAGATCCCACCCTCTTCTTTGCCATCAAAACCGATGCGTCATAGATTGTCTTGCCAGATTCCAGGCTGACAACTATCTTTGTCATTATCTTTTCTACAGGTGTTTTGCTGTGCTCTACAAGAACTTCCAGAGCTTCTTTTTTCCTTATTTTGTCTATAATGCCCTGGACTTGTTTGATGCTCATGTCTGCCTGGTATGATATTGATTCTACTGACAGGTCAGAGTGATGGTATAGTGTATCAATGAGATTCTTTTTTCTCTCCAACTCGGACGGGTTGTCCTTTGTTATGACCATCATTTGATACTAGTTTCTCTTCAAATTATTAAAGAACTAGCTATGTTTATTTGAAAAATACTGTCATGGGCCGGAATATCATTACATCATACTATAAAGCAAGCCTCAAACCTTGATGCCAATTATTAGCGGAGTACCCTTTCTATACACTGCAATTCCTATCAATTTTGCCATAAGACCATATTTTTTCTTACGAAGCTTGATTGCCTGCATTGATTCAGATTCGTTTGCAAAATACGCAGTTGCATCAATCCATTCTCCCCTCGGATTGCCTTTCATGTCAGAGGGAACAATACGAACATTCTTGTTGCAATTCAGGCGCTTGACTTTGCCAGTAGTAGGCGGTGTTGCAACATAGATTATCCCATCATCAATTACAAACCAGACAGGAGTTTTTACTGCTTGATTATTGCTTCGATATGTTTCAAGGTTGATATATTTTGCATCAAGAAATGGAGTTATCTTGTCAGAAGACATTTCCTGCAAACACATAGTATCACACCAGATTAAAAGATGATGATAGAGTAAAGATGTCTCATTTTGCAAAACATATTTTGCTTCTTGTGCATGGAAAACACATGATTTTACATCATCATACCAGGGACAAGATTTTATCGCATGCAAATTCTTTTAGTGATGCACTATCCTTGAATCTAAAACACCAAGGCATCTTCTGCATAGCTGACTCTTGAACAAGCTATCCATGCCAGTTATTTTTATGTGCCTCATATCATCAGCAGTAAACGTGTGAAGGTGGCAAATCGATTGTGTTGTATGTGACGGTAAAAAATGGCTTTTTCCTGTCAAATGTTTGTTTCTTCCATAATATGTCCATCCAGAATTCACATCATCCATAACGTCAACATGATTTTATATATAAAATATTTTGCGTAGGAATTATTTGTAAACAATATATAGTTCACACCAGATCAAGTGATACAAAAAATTCATCTGGTTTTGTCATGTATCATGTGTCCCTCACATATCATTCACTGGTTAGGTTCTATGTTTTTTATCAGGCCAATATAGATTCAAAAGTTTTGACAAAACCATGGAGATTATTCCTCCTATGATAGCAGTCACAATTCCACCTACGTCAATTGTAGCGTGCACTGTCTGATTCTTTATTTTATGAAAAGATATGGATGGTATTTTCACTTCATAGTTGTAATCAACTATCGCTCCATGCGTGTTGTTTTGAATTGATTCTGATATACTGGGTTTTTGTGTAGTGCCAGAGTTTGCAAATCCATACAAGATAAAAAACCATATTATAGAAATGAATAACAGTGCAGTACCAATATAAAAAATTAGATTCGTAGATTTATTATTCATAAAAAATCAATAAACTAGAGCATCATCACAATCTTACTTGCAATCTAGATAATACAATAAATGAGATCATGGTAATTCCCAAAATTGCAACGGAGTATGGAAATTCAGGTATAGCATAAGGATTCGTTGTTGCAACATATGTAGACCAAAAAGGTGACTTGTCTTTATGATACTCGCCTGCAAACCATGTGTATAGGGAATTTGATGGATCAGTTGATGACCCAAAGTAATCACCATATCTTCCGATATCATCATACCAAGCACCTTGTTTGAATATTTGCGGCCTGACGATACCATTTGATCCAGCACTTGCATCTTGAACTGCAAACATCAATCCAGGATAATCAGAAGGAGATGAATATCCAAATTCCAAATTTAACTTGGAAGACAGATCAACTGCCAGGGCAGGATAAAAATAATAAAACCCAGCATTACCAATATCAAAATCTTGAAGCACTGTAGGTCCTGCAGTATCAAGCTCAACCAATCTCACACATGATCGTGCCTGTACATCTCCCTGAGGAGTACACCCATCATTTAGTCCGAACCACAAAATCCCACCATCAAAGACTGCACTCTGAATCCTATCATCATTAGTATTAACAGTGGTAGTTGTGTTAGGTTGAATAGCACTTGGCGGTATGTTAATAGATTGTATAACAAGATCTTTTTTGACAACTTGAACATTGGGCACGGTGCCAACCAAGGAATAAAGATGCAAGATGTTATTGTTACCATATGCATCTACCATAAAAAGAGTGGATGTAGAATCAAGAGACTGGACAGGAAAAATTGAAAACGTTGAACCATCTGGTCCAAATTTTTGCATTGAGGGATTTGGCACTCCCATGATTAGATTATTTTTATCAATTACAAAATACTGTGCACCTACAAAAACGGGGTTTGAAAGACAGTTTGTAAAATCATTTGCGCTTACAACAAACTTGTCATCGCTTATTCCAATTGATGGTTGATCCGGGCAATTACCATCAAATTGTATAGAGTATACATTCCACATTTTTGTTGGATCCTCGTTAGTTGAAACTGCCACGCCCACATGTGATGTAGTCACATCAAGAATAGACGCGTACCATTTGTTACTAGAAGCATCAAACATCAGCCGAGGATCACTTAGAATATCAGAACTTGGAGTAGAAAACAGCCTATCAAGCAACACAGACGATAAAAACACACCATTTTCATCCCAGATTCCCATGTCCGCGTTTACCATCTCAACTACATGATGTGACCCTACTGCAATTTGGACATCTGGAGGAACACAATCACACTGTGTTTGGTTCAGCCCATCAAATCCTGCAATTATTTGTGGAATTGTTGAGACCAATGGTTCTGCCGCATGTTTTTTTATGGAAAAAGAGGTCACATTCTTTGATACGTACATGAATCTTGATTTATCTTTATCAAGATGAAACGATATTGCGTCTCTTGGTAGAAAAAGTCTGATAAAATGATGAGTGGATTTTTCATTTTTTGGTAAATTATCAACTGTAATTTTTCCCACAAGCGAGATCTGGTTGTCAGTCATGTTTTGAACAATCCCGTACGCTGAAATACTTGATGTGCATACAAAAAATACGGTACACAGTAAAATTATATTTTGCAGAATCATATTTTATGAAATTATATTTCAGGGTTCATTAATAGAACTTGCTTAGAACTGTACTGTAAAAAAGTTCTAGTAGATCATTATTTCATGATATCATATATTTTAGAAAATATCTAGTTTTTCTGAGCCTTGTCAGACAAATAGTTAACAAAGCGTTCAAATCCAGGAGTCATGGACAAGTCAGTTGTCTCTACGGTGTGTTTTCCATCTTTTGATTCTACTGTAATTTTGTATAGAAAAAGATCTGCGGCGCCTCTTTTGGCATCAGACTTGGAAGGCAGGTTAAAGAAATTGATATTGGCACACAGGCCATGAAGCTGTGCAGACTCGTCTTGTGACATGTTGTCAGTGTCAAGTGAAACAGATGTTCTGATTCCTGCAAACCCACCCGAGCGCTCAAAGTGTATTTTCATGGTATACACACATGCTCTTGGCAATTATTTCTTTACCGTAATTCCTACTCCATCCCAGCCTTGTCTGACAGACTCTTGTTCCGCACTTCCAAACAAAATTCCGGCAGCCTCAAATGTGCACGCTGCCATGTCCTCAAAGTTAGAGTTGGGATTTAGCAAGTCAAGTGTCTTGTACCAGATCTTGCCTGCCTTGTCCCATGAGTATCCACCAATGTCAGTTGCTATCAAGTAAAAGGCCCGATTTGGTATACCAGAGTTTATGTGGACCCCGCCATTGTCCTCAGAGGTATCAACATAGTCATTCATGGTTCCAGGCTGCGGATCTTTTCCAATCAATGGGTCATCATATGCAGTCCCTGGAGCCTTCATGGAGCGTAATGCAACTCCATTGATTTTAGGCGTAAAAAGGCCATGTCCGATTAGCCAGTCTGCCTGTTTTGTGTTCTGCTTGAGAGAATATTGTTTTACAATAGAGCCAAAGACGTCTGAAATATGCTCATTTAATGCACCTGACTGATCCTGATACTCTAGCTTTGCAGTATACTGAGTCACCCCATGCGTAAGCTCATGGCCTATGACATCAATTGCAATTGTAAACCGTTTGAATATTTTTCCATCACCGTCACCGTAAACCATCTGGTTGCCATTCCAGAATGCGTTATCATATTTTTCACTATAATGTACCGTAGAATCAAGCGTCATTCCCTTGTTATCAATAGAATTTCTTCCATAGACATCCTTGTAGATATCATATGTCCATCCTGCTCCATCATATGCCTCATTTACTGCAGGATCATCAACTGTAGGATCACCCTCCATTCGTACTAATTTGCCAGGAAGTGCACTCTTGTTTTTTGCATCATAGATTCTGCGTTGTTTTTGAGTTGATACAGACATGATATCATTTGTGACAAAAATTTGTCGCTGCATCCTTATTTGCTCGGAGAGTGTAATGGTATTGATTGCCCATTTTTTCAGTCCCGGATCTCCACGATTTATTATTTCACGTAAGAGATGTGGCGGCACAATGCACAACATGTTTTCATACTAGATTATGTTTCAAGGTAAAAAAGACATACGTATAATAACATCACAAGATTTTAAACGAAGATTAATACAGAAGATTTTATCATACGTGCAATTCATGCAATATGCTTAATATAAAATTTGTAAGATACTAATACATGTCACAAAACCCAGTACAAGGATCCGGTACAGTACAATCAATCACAAAGCATATGGCATTAGGAAATCAAAAATTCAAGCCTCTCCCCAATCCCACAGGCATACCCCCATATCACATAAGGCTAGACGATGTAATCCCTGTAGCAGATATTAAAAAAATCAATGATGCAAACAAGATTTTATTTCATGTTGTAGGCGACACAGGCGGCGTCAAGTATCCAATACCACAACAAATAGTAGAAATGGCAATGGAGTCAGATCTGCAAGGACCTGACAGGCCTGCATATTTTTACCACCTAGGAGACGTGGTGTATTATTTTGGCCAGGCAAGTGAATACTATCCTCAATTTTATGAGCCGTACGCAAAGTACCAGGCTCCAATATTTGCAATACCTGGAAACCACGACGGGGATGTTGCTCCTGGGGATACCACACCATCACTTGATGCCTTTGTGAGGAATTTTTGCTCCAAAGAGCCAAAAGTTGTTCCTGACTCGGTAGAGGTAAACAGGCCTGCCATGACACAGCCAAACGTGTATTTCACTCTAGAAGCGCCGTTTGTGACAACTATTGGACTGTATTCCAACGTGCCAGAGGGAGGCGTATTTGATGATTCCCAGATCAAATGGTTCAAGGATGAACTAAGAAAAGCCCCAAAAAACAAGGCACTCATTGTCACGGTGCACCATCCTGCATATTCTGCTGACATGTATCATAGTGGAAGCAAGGTCATCGAGGAGACACTTGATAACGCATTTTCAGAGTCGGGACGTTTTGCAGATATAATACTAACAGGCCACGTTCACAATTACCAGAGATTCACAAGGACTGTAGACAACAAGCATGTACCATATCTTGTAGTAGGATCAGGAGGATATTGGCACTTGCACTACATGCAAAAGCTGCCAAACAAAGATCCACTTCCTGTACCGTATACAATGCCAGATAGCAACACAATACTTGAGAACTATTGTGAAAACAGGCATGGCTACATGATAATGCAGGTTACGCCAGAATCAATCACTGGAACATATCATACAGTTCCAAGACCGCATGAATCATGGCGTGGCAAATCAGAGTTATTTGATTCATTTACACTTGATCTTTCCACACACAGGTTGAAAAAATGAAAAAGAAAAATTACAAAAAAATTGAACTGTTATTTCCAAAGATTGATGCAAAAACACAGCAACAAGCCTTCTTGTCACAAAAAGATATAATGAAACGTTTTGTTGCGACAGTTGAAGATATTAAAGACTGGTTTGAGTCATATGATATTGAATCGATCGAATTATGGATAAGCGGAGTAGTTCAAACACAAGGTGTATTGAAATTAATTATCAGTGCAAGCGGAGAAAGTGGTGTCATGATAACACTCAAGCCAAAAACAAAATAAATTCAGATTCTACCATGCAAAATTATTACCGATGAAAAAACATGTGTGTCTCACAATGACATATCAGAACAGTCAAAATCATCCAAACCAAGCCTGTAAAAAGATATTATAACATTAGAGTAATTTACCGGATTTATTTTACAATATGCTTGTGATATTTTTTCTGCCAGATCAGTGCATTGTCAGCGATAGAACATTTTCTATAAAGCAATTTGTAAGAATATTTCATGTCCAAAGTTGTTCTTCAAACATGATTATACGATAATTTGGTGCAAAAAGTATAAGATTGTTACAGAAGAAACT
Coding sequences within:
- a CDS encoding CBS domain-containing protein encodes the protein MMVITKDNPSELERKKNLIDTLYHHSDLSVESISYQADMSIKQVQGIIDKIRKKEALEVLVEHSKTPVEKIMTKIVVSLESGKTIYDASVLMAKKRVGSLVVTSKGKPLGIVTKGDLVKGISTGVSFKNVSLEQFATRPLIYASSRQTIEEVADLMIKNKIRKLPVIQQGKIAGIVTVTDLAMFLSPTRRPGLTESIFHVITRENARKR
- a CDS encoding protealysin inhibitor emfourin; the protein is MKIHFERSGGFAGIRTSVSLDTDNMSQDESAQLHGLCANINFFNLPSKSDAKRGAADLFLYKITVESKDGKHTVETTDLSMTPGFERFVNYLSDKAQKN
- a CDS encoding metallophosphoesterase family protein translates to MSQNPVQGSGTVQSITKHMALGNQKFKPLPNPTGIPPYHIRLDDVIPVADIKKINDANKILFHVVGDTGGVKYPIPQQIVEMAMESDLQGPDRPAYFYHLGDVVYYFGQASEYYPQFYEPYAKYQAPIFAIPGNHDGDVAPGDTTPSLDAFVRNFCSKEPKVVPDSVEVNRPAMTQPNVYFTLEAPFVTTIGLYSNVPEGGVFDDSQIKWFKDELRKAPKNKALIVTVHHPAYSADMYHSGSKVIEETLDNAFSESGRFADIILTGHVHNYQRFTRTVDNKHVPYLVVGSGGYWHLHYMQKLPNKDPLPVPYTMPDSNTILENYCENRHGYMIMQVTPESITGTYHTVPRPHESWRGKSELFDSFTLDLSTHRLKK
- a CDS encoding M4 family metallopeptidase — its product is MPPHLLREIINRGDPGLKKWAINTITLSEQIRMQRQIFVTNDIMSVSTQKQRRIYDAKNKSALPGKLVRMEGDPTVDDPAVNEAYDGAGWTYDIYKDVYGRNSIDNKGMTLDSTVHYSEKYDNAFWNGNQMVYGDGDGKIFKRFTIAIDVIGHELTHGVTQYTAKLEYQDQSGALNEHISDVFGSIVKQYSLKQNTKQADWLIGHGLFTPKINGVALRSMKAPGTAYDDPLIGKDPQPGTMNDYVDTSEDNGGVHINSGIPNRAFYLIATDIGGYSWDKAGKIWYKTLDLLNPNSNFEDMAACTFEAAGILFGSAEQESVRQGWDGVGITVKK
- a CDS encoding PPOX class F420-dependent oxidoreductase; the encoded protein is MCLQEMSSDKITPFLDAKYINLETYRSNNQAVKTPVWFVIDDGIIYVATPPTTGKVKRLNCNKNVRIVPSDMKGNPRGEWIDATAYFANESESMQAIKLRKKKYGLMAKLIGIAVYRKGTPLIIGIKV